The following proteins are co-located in the Streptosporangium brasiliense genome:
- a CDS encoding sensor histidine kinase: MWRVDPLTEQILPALALSVLLGLSLAVAGLARERRLLLLRLRREQAKLADQQVALAHAAVTEERARIAHELHDVVAHGVSMMTLGVGAGRMIMEKDPARARETLRLAEESGRQALLELQRMLCLLKAEGAPGARTPQPKLSDLSDLLTQVRTAGLRVDVVEDGRPVEIGLALELSAYRIVQEALSNTLRRARAQSAHVTLRWRPGFLDVLVRDDGQATTTATTGHGLLGMRERATLFGGTLEAEALPEGGFEVRARLPTVGEARPALTRPGEAQPVPGTRPRG; the protein is encoded by the coding sequence ATGTGGCGTGTCGATCCCCTGACCGAGCAGATACTGCCTGCCCTGGCGCTGTCCGTTCTGCTCGGCCTGTCCCTGGCCGTCGCGGGACTCGCCCGCGAGCGCAGGCTCCTGCTCCTGAGGCTCCGCCGTGAGCAGGCCAAGCTCGCCGACCAGCAGGTCGCGCTGGCCCATGCCGCCGTCACCGAGGAACGCGCCCGCATCGCCCACGAGCTGCACGATGTCGTCGCCCACGGGGTCAGCATGATGACGCTCGGTGTCGGCGCCGGCCGTATGATCATGGAGAAGGACCCGGCGCGGGCCCGCGAGACCCTGCGGCTGGCCGAGGAGTCCGGCCGCCAGGCGCTCCTGGAGCTGCAGCGCATGCTCTGCCTGCTGAAGGCCGAGGGGGCCCCGGGGGCCAGGACGCCCCAGCCCAAGCTGTCGGACCTGTCCGACCTGCTGACCCAGGTCCGTACGGCGGGCCTGCGAGTGGACGTGGTCGAGGACGGCAGGCCCGTCGAGATCGGTCTCGCCCTCGAACTGTCGGCCTACCGGATCGTCCAGGAGGCGCTCAGCAACACCCTCAGGCGCGCCCGGGCGCAGTCGGCCCACGTCACCCTGCGCTGGCGTCCGGGCTTCCTGGACGTGCTGGTCCGCGACGACGGCCAGGCCACCACCACGGCGACCACCGGCCACGGCCTGCTCGGCATGCGCGAGCGCGCCACGCTCTTCGGCGGCACGCTCGAAGCCGAGGCCCTCCCCGAGGGGGGCTTCGAGGTGCGCGCCCGGCTGCCCACGGTGGGCGAGGCACGGCCGGCCCTCACCCGCCCCGGAGAGGCCCAGCCGGTCCCGGGCACCCGCCCGCGTGGATGA
- a CDS encoding Lrp/AsnC family transcriptional regulator, producing MITAIVHINAEVDRIPEVAQTIAEIDGVSEVYSITGEYDLMAMVRVTAYEEIAEVIPGRINKVAGVLRTETHIAFRTYSRHDLEAAFSIGLGESD from the coding sequence GTGATCACCGCGATCGTGCACATCAACGCCGAGGTGGACCGGATCCCCGAGGTCGCCCAGACGATCGCCGAGATCGACGGGGTGAGCGAGGTCTACTCCATCACCGGTGAGTACGACCTGATGGCCATGGTCCGCGTCACCGCCTACGAGGAGATCGCCGAGGTCATCCCGGGCCGGATCAACAAGGTCGCCGGGGTGCTGCGCACCGAGACGCACATCGCCTTCCGCACCTACTCCCGGCACGACCTCGAGGCCGCCTTCTCGATCGGTCTCGGCGAGTCCGACTGA